Proteins co-encoded in one Methylobacterium sp. WL1 genomic window:
- the argB gene encoding acetylglutamate kinase, translated as MTELPNVHVRAEILAQALPHMQRYDQEIVVIKYGGHAMGDRAAAEDFAEDIVLLEQSGVKPIVVHGGGPQIGKMLDRLGIQSEFRGGLRVTDEATVEVVEMVLAGSINKQIVGWISAEGGRAIGLCGKDGNMVRAKRAMKTVIDPENHTEQTVDLGLVGEPDHVERGVLDAVLKAELIPVLAPVAYGADGQTYNVNADTFAGAIAGALRAKRLLLLTDVPGVLDKDKKLIPELTVEDCRRLIADGTITGGMIPKIETCMYAIERGVEAVVILDGKVNHAVLLELFTDYGAGTLIRRS; from the coding sequence ATGACCGAATTGCCGAACGTGCACGTGCGCGCCGAAATCCTGGCCCAAGCGCTGCCCCACATGCAGCGCTACGACCAGGAGATCGTGGTCATCAAGTATGGCGGCCACGCCATGGGCGACCGCGCCGCGGCCGAGGATTTCGCCGAGGACATCGTCCTCCTGGAGCAATCCGGCGTGAAGCCGATCGTGGTGCACGGCGGCGGCCCGCAGATCGGCAAGATGCTGGACCGGCTCGGCATCCAGTCCGAGTTCCGCGGTGGCCTGCGGGTCACCGACGAGGCCACCGTCGAGGTGGTCGAGATGGTCCTGGCCGGCTCGATCAACAAGCAGATCGTCGGCTGGATCTCAGCGGAGGGCGGCCGGGCCATCGGCCTGTGCGGCAAGGACGGCAACATGGTCCGCGCCAAGCGGGCGATGAAGACCGTCATCGATCCCGAGAATCACACCGAGCAGACCGTCGATCTCGGCCTGGTCGGCGAGCCGGACCATGTCGAGCGCGGCGTCCTCGACGCGGTGCTGAAGGCCGAGCTGATCCCGGTCCTCGCGCCGGTGGCCTACGGGGCCGACGGGCAGACCTACAACGTCAACGCCGACACCTTCGCGGGTGCCATCGCGGGGGCTCTGCGGGCCAAGCGGCTGCTGCTGCTCACCGATGTCCCGGGCGTGCTCGACAAGGACAAGAAGCTGATCCCCGAGCTGACCGTGGAGGATTGCCGGCGCCTGATCGCCGACGGCACGATCACGGGCGGCATGATCCCGAAGATCGAGACCTGCATGTACGCAATCGAGCGGGGTGTGGAGGCGGTCGTCATTCTGGACGGCAAGGTCAACCACGCGGTGCTGCTGGAGCTGTTCACCGATTACGGTGCCGGCACCCTGATCCGCCGGAGCTGA
- a CDS encoding UDP-glucose/GDP-mannose dehydrogenase family protein, translated as MRIAMIGAGYVGLVSGACLADFGHSVVCIDRDPDKIASLNAGRMPIYEPGLDALVAENVRQGRLAFGSSLQDAVAEADAVFIAVGTPSRRGDGFADLSFVFDAAREIAGALSGFTVVVTKSTVPVGTGDEVERIIRDLRPEADVAVASNPEFLREGAAISDFKRPDRIVVGSEDPRAEAVMREVYRPLYLNAAPIVVTSRRTAELTKYAANAFLAAKITFINEIADLCEEVGADVQQVARGIGLDNRIGSKFLHAGPGYGGSCFPKDTLALVKTAQDAGTPLRLVETVVAVNDQRKRAMARKVIKACGGSVRGKTVSLLGLTFKPDTDDMREAPSLSIVAGLQDAGAKVRAYDPEGMEQARPLLPGVDFAQDAYACADGADALVIVTEWNAFRALDLDRLRQIMAPAGSAPVLIDLRNIYDPETAERHGFTYRGVGRSKDSAKDYAAPGTS; from the coding sequence ATGCGGATTGCGATGATTGGGGCCGGGTATGTGGGCCTGGTGTCCGGGGCCTGCCTGGCCGATTTCGGCCACAGCGTGGTCTGCATCGACCGCGACCCGGACAAGATCGCGAGCCTGAACGCCGGCCGCATGCCGATCTACGAGCCCGGGCTCGACGCCCTCGTCGCCGAGAACGTCCGCCAGGGCCGCCTCGCCTTCGGCTCCAGCCTGCAGGACGCCGTGGCCGAGGCCGACGCGGTGTTCATCGCGGTGGGGACCCCCTCGCGGCGCGGCGACGGCTTCGCCGACCTGTCCTTCGTGTTCGATGCCGCCCGGGAGATCGCCGGGGCGCTCTCGGGCTTCACCGTGGTGGTGACGAAGTCGACGGTCCCGGTGGGCACCGGCGACGAGGTCGAGCGCATCATCCGTGACTTGCGGCCCGAGGCGGATGTCGCCGTGGCGTCGAACCCGGAATTCCTGCGCGAGGGCGCGGCGATCTCCGACTTCAAGCGTCCGGACCGGATCGTGGTCGGCAGCGAGGATCCCCGCGCCGAGGCGGTGATGCGCGAGGTCTACCGGCCGCTCTATCTCAACGCCGCGCCGATCGTGGTGACCAGTCGCCGCACGGCGGAGCTGACCAAGTACGCCGCCAACGCATTCCTGGCCGCCAAGATCACCTTCATCAACGAGATCGCCGACCTGTGCGAGGAGGTCGGCGCCGATGTGCAGCAGGTGGCCCGCGGCATCGGCCTCGACAACCGGATCGGCAGCAAGTTCCTGCATGCCGGCCCTGGCTACGGCGGCTCGTGCTTCCCGAAGGACACGCTGGCTCTGGTCAAGACCGCCCAGGATGCCGGCACGCCGCTGCGGCTGGTCGAGACCGTGGTGGCGGTCAACGATCAGCGCAAGCGCGCCATGGCCCGCAAGGTGATCAAGGCCTGCGGCGGCAGCGTCCGGGGCAAGACCGTGTCGCTGCTCGGCCTGACCTTCAAGCCCGACACCGACGACATGCGCGAGGCGCCGTCCCTGTCGATCGTGGCCGGCCTTCAGGATGCCGGCGCCAAGGTGCGCGCCTATGACCCGGAGGGGATGGAGCAGGCCCGGCCGCTTTTGCCGGGGGTGGACTTCGCGCAAGACGCCTACGCTTGCGCGGATGGCGCGGACGCCTTGGTGATCGTCACCGAGTGGAACGCGTTCCGGGCGCTCGATCTCGACCGGCTGCGGCAGATCATGGCGCCGGCCGGGTCCGCGCCCGTGCTCATCGACCTGCGCAACATCTACGATCCCGAGACGGCCGAGCGCCACGGTTTCACCTATCGCGGCGTCGGACGATCCAAGGATAGCGCCAAGGATTATGCCGCTCCGGGCACGTCTTGA